In Xiphophorus maculatus strain JP 163 A chromosome 2, X_maculatus-5.0-male, whole genome shotgun sequence, one genomic interval encodes:
- the LOC102233915 gene encoding ras association domain-containing protein 8-like, with protein MELKVWVDGVQRVVCGVTEATTCQEVVIALAQAIGRTGRYTLVEKWRDTERHLAPHESPVASLNTWGQYAGDVQLILHRTGPSLTERPPSEGPPLRGPERGLHRQSLPPLAKLRHPNDGSLHRREPRRKSLTFTGAPRSLREILSGGRIGDAEGKRRLLLGNGGIHHHAGPAFGTAPPGLWTCRMEDLVRLVSLQRETLTVLEKKLEAYEAELQDWSEGRGGRGAGCAADLGRGGGLLEEILRLEKHLRKNEVEMEEEEFWATELQIEIESERQLEERLQELRGRLQGCEMEIKEKLTMLKGVEAGLEEEKLQRERQETQWVSEAEARAQVLRVKAELKAQERQAIQLESSCRAVDRSLGQSSKKLQDMQQELEQLTKELRQVNLQQFIQQTGTKVTVLPAEPTEEDCANSSSGSDLAVLTGSLKRPVSTQPLSSHLRILANPLSSGLNPEGIYV; from the exons ATGGAGCTGAAGGTCTGGGTGGATGGCGTCCAGAGGGTTGTGTGCGGTGTCACAGAAGCAACCACCTGCCAGGAAGTGGTGATTGCTCTGGCCCAGGCTATAG GTCGCACTGGGAGGTACACTTTAGTTGAGAAATGGCGGGACACAGAGCGCCACTTAGCCCCTCATGAGAGCCCAGTGGCCTCTCTGAACACCTGGGGTCAGTACGCTGGTGACGTTCAGCTAATACTTCATCGCACGGGCCCCTCGCTCACCGAACGCCCCCCGTCAGAAGGCCCCCCACTTAGGGGTCCTGAACGCGGCCTCCATCGTCAGAGCCTACCTCCTCTTGCAAAGCTCCGTCACCCCAACGATGGCTCTCTTCACCGCCGTGAACCGCGCCGGAAGTCTCTGACCTTCACCGGTGCGCCTCGGAGCCTGAGGGAGATCCTGAGCGGAGGCCGGATCGGGGATGCCGAGGGGAAGCGGAGGCTCCTTCTGGGAAACGGGGGCATTCACCACCATGCAGGGCCGGCCTTTGGCACGGCTCCCCCAGGCCTGTGGACCTGTCGCATGGAAGATTTGGTCAGACTGGTCAGTCTGCAAAGAGAGACTCTGACCGTGCTGGAGAAGAAGCTGGAGGCGTACGAGGCCGAGCTCCAGGACTGGTCTGAGGGCCGAGGGGGGCGAGGGGCTGGGTGCGCTGCAGATCTGGGTAGAGGTGGAGGGCTGTTGGAGGAGATCCTGAGGCTTGAGAAGCACCTTAGGAAGAATGAGGTGGAAATGGAAGAGGAAGAGTTTTGGGCCACTGAGCTGCAGATTGAGATAGAGAGCGAGAGGCAGCTGGAGGAAAGACTGCAGGAGCTGCGTGGACGACTGCAGGGCTGCGAGatggaaattaaagaaaagctCACAATGTTAAAG GGGGTAGAAGCAGGCCTTGaggaggagaagctgcagagagagCGCCAGGAGACCCAATGGGTCAGTGAAGCTGAGGCGCGAGCTCAGGTCCTCCGGGTCAAGGCAGAGTTGAAGGCCCAAGAGAGACAGGCCATCCAGCTGGAGAGCAGCTGCAGGGCTGTGGACAGATCACTTGGACAAAGCAGTAAGAAACTACAG GACATGCAgcaggagctggagcagctgacCAAGGAGCTGCGGCAGGTGAACCTGCAGCAGTTCATCCAGCAGACTGGAACCAAGGTCACAGTGCTGCCCGCTGAACCAACGGAGGAGGACTGtgcaaacagcagctctggttCAG ATTTGGCGGTGCTGACTGGCTCGCTGAAGCGTCCTGTGTCCACCCAGCCTTTGTCCAGCCACCTCCGCATCCTCGCCAACCCTCTTAGCTCTGGCCTGAACCCAGAGGGGATCTACGTCTGA